In a genomic window of Telopea speciosissima isolate NSW1024214 ecotype Mountain lineage chromosome 5, Tspe_v1, whole genome shotgun sequence:
- the LOC122662989 gene encoding RING-H2 finger protein ATL40-like, protein MAGIIIVQGTAFATTINGAAALIFLVISLLIVLHSLRCIYGRCLQRRYMVSGISHSDQQDPQLFIAIGDPQNPSIEPPKTGLSPSVIAALPTFVYKKHDQTDGTGDTMECSICLSTIEEEETVRLLPNCSHVFHVQCIDMWLSSQTTCPICRTVAQPQTPSVPDQQETEKETHLQVLDPDEETTTIVPPLEPLNSVIPSSEAASGDTSQSSKVDASSSRPSSFRKILSWTRSGRKFQQLELSAVDHGVEDP, encoded by the coding sequence ATGGCAGGTATTATAATTGTCCAAGGCACTGCCTTTGCCACAACTATCAACGGCGCAGCCGCCTTAATCTTTTTGGTTATCAGTCTACTTATCGTCCTCCATAGTCTCCGGTGCATCTATGGAAGATGTCTCCAACGACGATATATGGTCAGCGGCATCAGCCACAGTGACCAGCAAGACCCTCAGCTATTCATTGCTATTGGAGACCCACAAAATCCCTCAATTGAACCACCTAAGACGGGGCTATCCCCATCGGTGATCGCTGCATTACCGACGTTCGTTTACAAAAAACACGACCAAACTGATGGCACCGGTGACACGATGGAGTGTTCGATTTGCTTGAGcacaatagaagaagaagagacggTTAGACTTCTACCCAATTGTTCGCATGTGTTCCATGTACAGTGCATTGATATGTGGCTGAGCTCGCAGACGACATGCCCTATATGCCGTACTGTAGCTCAACCTCAAACACCATCGGTGCCTGATCAGCAAGAAACCGAAAAAGAGACACATTTACAGGTCCTAGATCCTGATGAAGAAACAACCACTATAGTTCCACCATTGGAACCATTGAACTCAGTGATACCAAGTTCAGAAGCTGCATCAGGTGACACTTCACAATCTTCAAAGGTGGATGCTTCGAGCTCACGACCGAGCTCCTTCCGTAAGATCCTTAGTTGGACCAGATCTGGGAGGAAATTTCAGCAGTTGGAGCTATCAGCAGTAGATCATGGAGTAGAAGATCCATAG
- the LOC122662521 gene encoding 60S ribosomal protein L29-1-like has protein sequence MAKSKNHTAHKQSHKAHKNGIKKPKRHRHTSMDPKFLRNQRYARKHNNKTGGSGTEEEE, from the coding sequence ATGGCGAAGTCGAAGAACCACACTGCGCATAAACAGTCACACAAGGCTCACAAGAATGGAATTAAGAAACCCAAGAggcacagacacacatccatggATCCCAAGTTCTTGAGAAACCAGAGGTATGCTAGGAAGCACAACAACAAGACCGGTGGATCCGGGACCGAGGAGGAAGAGTAA